TTAGAGACAGCCTTTTTCTAGCACATAAAAATAATCAGATCGAAATTACAAAAGCTCTGTCAGAGCATGTTAGTGCCGATCTTCAATTGGTAGCAGCGATTCTTCAAGGATTATCTGATTCTATTTATTTACAACAGGGAGAATTATATGGTGACAGAGTTGGTAACCTAGTGGGAGAACGATTTAATCAAATTAACAACATTACTAAAATCGATGGGCTTTTTGTTGCAGATAACAATAACATAATAACGCATAACAAGGTATCAGAAGGACAAAGAAGTTTTGTCAACATAGATATTTCACTCCGAGATTACGTTAATGAAACAAGGAGTACTTTAAATCCTGTATTTTCAAATGGCTTTAAAGGTATTGATGGCACTCATAAAATAGCATTAACCTCTCCAATAATAAATAGAGACAATGGAGAATATATCGGAATGGTTGGAGTAGAAATACCATCTGTAGATTTCTTTGCACGATATGGAAATGTATATAACATCGATTCAAGATTTTTGGTATCTTATGATCGAGATTCAAATTATATATCCACTCCTAGAACAAACTTTTTAGGCATGAGCTTGTTTAGTGATGAAGTTCAACGCTTTTTCAATCATAACGATATCCAAAACAAATATTATCAAGATGTTTTTAATGGTCGACTATTTGGCGGTTTTGCAGTATATGATTTTGGAACCGGAGAAAGATTAAATACTGGACATCCTGTTTCTGTTGATGGAAAATCCAAATATTTTGTTTTCTTAATTACACCAACTGCATCGGTTTACTCTGATATTGATAAAACTTTACTTGAAGAGAGATCAAAGTTTTACATGCTGATTGCGGGAATCACTACTGCAATTGTAATTTTGGTTCTATTTTTGATAAAATTGAATAGTATATTGAATGAACAAATCAATAGAAGAACAAAAGATTTAGAAGAGTCGAACAAGCGTCTTAACATAGCCAACGAACAACTTAATATTAATGACACAATGCAGAAAGAATTTATCAATATAGCTGCCCACGAGTTGAGGACACCTACACAGGCGATCTCAGGGAATCTGGAATTAATCAAAATGACTTATATTCCTTCTATTTTCGAAACGTCGTTAATAGGCCGTGTTGACATCAGAAAAGAATTAGAGA
This Candidatus Nitrosocosmicus oleophilus DNA region includes the following protein-coding sequences:
- a CDS encoding ATP-binding protein is translated as MGKGFLFVRRKKIAIVSIILLIAGSYSLLFFQQNISEQNIRDSLFLAHKNNQIEITKALSEHVSADLQLVAAILQGLSDSIYLQQGELYGDRVGNLVGERFNQINNITKIDGLFVADNNNIITHNKVSEGQRSFVNIDISLRDYVNETRSTLNPVFSNGFKGIDGTHKIALTSPIINRDNGEYIGMVGVEIPSVDFFARYGNVYNIDSRFLVSYDRDSNYISTPRTNFLGMSLFSDEVQRFFNHNDIQNKYYQDVFNGRLFGGFAVYDFGTGERLNTGHPVSVDGKSKYFVFLITPTASVYSDIDKTLLEERSKFYMLIAGITTAIVILVLFLIKLNSILNEQINRRTKDLEESNKRLNIANEQLNINDTMQKEFINIAAHELRTPTQAISGNLELIKMTYIPSIFETSLIGRVDIRKELERLAKDEDRLHDFAYGLVSTYRNAQRLEKLVNDILDTSRIEGNRLELHKESFDMNEEIQNVIKDIHNRNSLSSLHGNSSDPIDIVFEPQEYPVIVSADKVRIFEALSNLINNAIKFSNNKPITISAKRLQKNEIGSIKSNHSAESMDRENIRDNTDEEVVMVSIKDSGIGIDSEILPRLFTKFATKSYQGTGLGLYIVKNIIETHGGQIWAENNKDGKGATFYFTLPLTK